A genomic segment from Triticum dicoccoides isolate Atlit2015 ecotype Zavitan chromosome 1A, WEW_v2.0, whole genome shotgun sequence encodes:
- the LOC119281810 gene encoding proline-rich protein 12-like, translated as MAVEWSDGGEEFLLPDEFLDDDFFSEEEKAAVAARSESDEEDSLAGLSRRLAGLLGGDKLAVTPAKEEVTAGSPKSTLCGLPKSGHESPNSGASQGNSPPSSPLEQQPADPWDVLYEAAGQVNSIPAPGNPYGLHGRGGFLPPARKASPPPPPPHVPAPAGTAAGGVYYHPFAHLITQRQIQAARFHLLKQQQLFKQQRDRQLAAAAAWGVRRNAAAKRAGAAPIDLSPASFPPLLKTQLQHAPAPHPTHPAAAGMRAVFLTPPGAKRERNGTGVFLPRPAGAPAEPRKKSGCSTVLVPARVVHALNLNLDDLAAQPRYAGGIVLDHEALISRSNAMLASQKMRAAESPAPPALCHSS; from the exons ATGGCGGTGGAGTGGTCCGACGGCGGCGAGGAGTTCCTGCTCCCCGACGAGTTCTTGGACGACGACTTCTTCTCCGAGGAGGAGAAGGCCGCGGTGGCCGCGCGGAGCGAGAGCGATGAGGAGGACAGCTTGGCCGGCCTctcgcgccgcctcgccggcctcctcggcggcgacaAACTTGCCGTCACGCCTGCCAAG GAGGAGGTGACTGCGGGGTCGCCCAAGTCGACGCTGTGCGGGCTGCCCAAGTCCGGCCACGAGAGCCCCAACAGCGGCGCCTCCCAGGGCAACTCGCCGCCGTCGTCCCCGCTGGAGCAGCAGCCGGCCGACCCGTGGGACGTCCTCTACGAGGCGGCCGGGCAGGTCAACAGCATCCCGGCGCCGGGCAACCCCTACGGTTTACACGGCCGCGGTGGCTTTCTGCCGCCTGCGCGGAAGGcctcgcctcctccgccgccgcctcacgTGCCTGCGCCAGCCGGCACGGCCGCGGGCGGCGTGTACTACCACCCGTTCGCGCACCTCATCACGCAGCGCCAGATACAGGCTGCCAGG TTTCATCTCCTCAAACAGCAGCAGCTCTTCAAGCAGCAGAGGGACCGGCAGCTGGCCGCGGCCGCTGCATGGGGCGTGCGTCGTAACGCGGCAGCCAAGAGGGCCGGCGCCGCTCCGATTGACCTGAGCCCGGCGTCGTTCCCGCCGCTGCTGAAGACGCAGCTGCAGCACGCGCCTGCACCCCACCCCacccatcccgccgccgccggcatgcGGGCCGTGTTCCTGACGCCGCCCGGCGCCAAGCGCGAGCGCAACGGCACCGGCGTCTTCCTCCCGCGCCCGGCCGGCGCCCCCGCCGAGCCCAGGAAGAAGTCTG GCTGCTCGACGGTTCTTGTCCCCGCCCGTGTCGTGCACGCTCTGAATCTGAACCTCGACGACCTCGCCGCCCAGCCTCGCTACGCCGGTGGCATCGTTCTTGACCATG AGGCCTTGATCAGTCGGAGCAACGCCATGCTCGCAAGCCAGAAGATGCGGGCCGCGGAGAGCCCGGCGCCGCCGGCGCTCTGCCACAGTTCCTGA